The Plutella xylostella chromosome 25, ilPluXylo3.1, whole genome shotgun sequence region AGTGATCATAGAGAACAAGCCTCACAAGGCGGGTCCACAGTGGAAGTTTGCCGGCGCATTCTACTTCGCAACAGTGGTGCTGGCTATGATAGGGTATGGTCATTCAACACCGGTGACTGTGGGAGGGAAGGCGTTTTGCATGGCCTATGCTATGGTAAGAAAGTACCTATAACTCATGGTAAATAATGAATCACAGATACTAGCCCAGCTCTGATGTCCAAGCTAAGAGAAAGTCAAGAAATCAGACACAATCCAAAATCTTTTCTATCTCTGATAGATCAGTTCTTGCCATcttagataaaaataaatatctagtGTAATAAAATTCAATCTTATCCAAACCTTTAGCCAACATACTCATTGCATGTTtgcatatttatttaggtacataggtaggtatgttttatttacatttaataacaaaaagtCTTTGTACATTTCCAGGTTGGTATCCCGTTAGGCCTAGTGATGTTCCAGAGTATAGGTGAAAGGTTGAACAAGTTTGCATCAGTTGTGATCAGACGGGCCAAGTGCTACCTTCGCTGCAATACCACTGATGCTACGGAGATGAACCTCATGTTTGCTACAGGGATGCTGTCCTCTATTATTATCACTACAGGTAAATTTGATTCAACTATTCTACTGCAAAAAAATCCTACAACCACCCAAGTCTACCAAAGAATTATGCCCCACTTCTTGGCAAGATTTAAACATTTGACTGGGCACTTTGCGCGGCGTGCAGATCTCTTTCTTTCTCACTATCTCCCCGCCCATATAAATTCACCCCAAAGGAACCCAAAATGTGGTACAAGCTAACTATTACTACCTACTACAATTACTAGATTTTTGCCCATAACTGTACCCACTACAGAGAGTTCATTAAAAACTTAGAAATCGATcgtgaatattatttatatacctatttacgtttttgtttatgtatgtaatgtcAGGCGCAGCGGTGTTCTCGAGCTACGAGGGCTGGAGCTATTTCGACAGTTTCTACTACTGCTTCGTCACCCTCACCACCATCGGCTTTGGGGACTACGTCGCTCTACAGGTACCTATTTATGCAGTCATtatttatagaatagaatagagtagaAAGGTAATAGATAGATGTGAAAAGTGGGCTGAGTCATCACTGGTTTGTGGTAGTTTGCTTGCACATCCATAAAAcatgaaaaatgttttaggtattCCAAATTAATGTTGGTtttcataagaaaaaaaaaagtttttctgtATAGATAAACTCCTGGTATCTTTGCTATTTCTACTGTAATGTAATACTGTCTTTGTGAATAGTGTTTCAGCTTTAACTCCACGACCTAAACTTCATAATATGGTGGCATTATTTCAGCCACTGCCTgtaaatggaaaaaaaaacacttaaacCTCTTCCCCCTCACCCGCAGAACGACCAAGCGCTAACCAGCAAGCCGGGCTACGTGGCCCTATCCCTGGTCTTCATCCTCTTCGGCCTGGCCGTCGTGGCTGCCAGCATCAACCTGCTGgtgcttcgcttcatgacgaTGCAGGCGGAGGAGGCGCGCGAAGATGATGCCGACTCGCAGCGGCTGCTGTCGCTGGagccccgccccccgccccgcgaCGACCAGACCTCCGTCAGTGTGAGTGTTGgctgtcttcttcttcttcttcaatccCGCTACTCCTCCGAGGAGTCTGGGGCTGACACCAGGCGCTTCCATCCTTCTCTGTCGTGGGCCACCAAGTTGAGCTCTGGCCACGAGTTCACTTTCTCTTGGGCCTCGCTGACTAGTGTAGGCTGTGAGCTATACTAGTTACTGTCGCTGgaggccccgcgccgcgccccgccgcgcGACGTTCAGACCTCCGTCATGAATGTAGCTATAGCTAGCTATACTTAGGATAGCCAGTTGGGACACCAGAAGGCTCTTATTACGGATAATCGCGAGTGGAACTATCTATTCGTGGTTACTTGTGGACGTAATATTGTCTAAAAAGCGTCTGTTTCAAGCGTCTAGTTAACGTAAACGAAGTAAAAACATAGCGCAGCCGCAGCAAGTAAATGCAAATAACTGTGAGCTCCCCGGGTGAGCAGAACCTGTGTAataaaagaatagaatagaaaatgtTATACAGTGCGACCTGTCTGAATGTATTCCATCATGCATGAATAACCCATCTGTCATGAAATGTACAAAATATTCATcactataatataatattctttCACATACCGCAGGTGTGTTCATGCAACTGTCTCGGCAACAAGCAGTGCGAAGGCATCGGCCTCCTcgccccccccgcgccccgctaCGTGCGTCGCCGCGCCTCCCTCACCCCCTCGCTCATAGAGCGCGCCTCCGTGTGAGCGAGCGAGACAGCTATAGCTCTGTCGTGCTGGCTGCAGGACGCTGTGATTGGTGCAATTTTGATGAAGAAGTTGAGTATGGATTTTGGTTGGTAAGTGGGTAATGTATAAGCGAGATTAAAGATAGAGCGGATATAACattgaaatataaaatgttgAATAATTGAATTACTAAACAAGTTTGTCGACTTTAATGTGagtaatacaataataaatgataacattaataatgcaaaaaatattaaactataACGCCTCGATATCACTTTTCATTATAATGTCTATAGGTGTGCCAAAATTGGTATAGTACACCGAAAGCGAAtttgcgaattttcaaaagtcctATGCGACAAAAGTTGTGCAGGATGACCCCCagagtcaccccttttcgatttagtataccacttttgcaacacctctATAATGATGTTTTAAAGTCGACTATAATCCAATATCCCTTTTTGCAATGGGGTGTGAAAATCCAGTCAAGTCAATACTTTAGTAGATTAAAATGATGTctgattaaaaaatatataaatagttaAAGTAAACAAGTCCTTCCTCTTGTGTGCCAAGATAGGAGAGAAATAAATTTCCTGGGaaaaaacttataagtacttagtgtTGTGTCGCATGTGccaaaaattaattaatattgaatTGGGATACAGAGAAAAACAGTTTTGACTAATTATACAGACAGATTGGCCATTTAATCCActaatgggagattttctttgatagtttaaaagttccaaaatcgTCCAATAGATGGCCACTGGCCTGTCGTTTTTTATGAGCCGCATTCTTCTGAGCGAACGGAAGATGTCATAAATCATACAAAGCtgtcttaaactagttaacacttaatattatgcatactATAACAGTTAGTTATCGCATATGGCTGAATTCCAATCCAttagatttttgtatttgGCTGAAAGGATTGGAATCCATGCCggctaaaaaaaaaatgcagtgctgttgagtatgaagatttactagcgccatctataatcggtttttgtctaaggtggaaaatctcccattatGACGATCTTTTTGCTGTAGCGAAAGTGGCGCcctcttcatataattttcagGAAAATCCCCTTTCAAATCTCTGTATCTCTAGTAAGATAATGATTAGAAGATTCCCTTCAGGGTAATAAGATGGTGTTAAATGtgtagtttaaaataaatgttgtgtGTAAGCGTTTTCATTATTGTCGATGTGTTTAAAGATAAGAGAAAGTAGTTATCGTCTGGTAAttctacaatatttatgtaccatgtgtatattatacataaccATCTTATGTCATGGTTTTTCTCTCGTTCAAGGCTCGTGCTTGTAACCTACTGTTGGTTACAAAAGAGATTAACCACATGCAATATAACATCAAATTATCGtttcataaaatgtatggacAAATAAGTATGTATCAATTCTCAATAACTGCCTCTCTAACTATAATATGAACAAGAACCTCTCTTGTATAACCAAGcagttaaattatttaattaaataatagccCGACAGATATTTCTATTCAGAAAAAGGCGGGCTGTAtgaaatatatacttaaaataaacaatagtATCTAAGGTATGCTTTAAATACACACAAAAGTAACGTTACACTGAATGTCtagctataataataatatgtgtacttagttaggataatatgGTTATACCTACTCAAAGTAgtgaacatttttataatatttttgtcggagaaagatattttatttaagtcaCTTCAATTTTTAGACTTTTGTAAGATAAAACGTTACacgaaatatttaagtacttaagtaattaattattgtacgTACACATTTAAGTTAAGCACAAATATTTTTCGAATAAGCTGTGATATTATTTTGATCtcatatcataattatttattaagttttactaattaaactaaatttatttactatatCAGAAATACTGGCCTTTTAaatctaataattattgtatctaATGTGCACGTTCCATTTCAATAGCGCTGGTTGTTAAGTGGGTAACACTAACATTCCACTTTGTAAAAAGAAGGCTTAGGTTTGATCCACCAAGAGTTGGAGAACATCAAGAATTTCCCTTCCTCAGAGGATAAGTGCAATCGTGAGCATATTTTCATTCATGGGAGATCATAAACATTCAATGCTAGATGGAAATGCACATTATGTTCTTACAAAGAAAAGTTGTGAGTGAATTAATTTACTGTAAGTGAATGCATTAGTCAGTATTAGCTATTTATTGGTGTGATTTTGTGCCAAAGTTGTTCATTGtacacaataatattgtatcgagataataaatgtttttttataataatacaactGTAGTTTAACtttaatatacatacaaataaCATTAGTAGGAATAGTAGATCTTCAATGAGTAATAGTCAATTTGTTATCTCTCAGGGCAACAACCAAATAATGAAGAACTAATTATATCCTAACACCCTTCACCTTACGGCAGGTTATAACAGTTCACTATTTAAAGAAGAAATATCTTATGAATTTGTCAGTTTACAAAATGGGTTTAAACAGGAAGTTATTGTTCAGTTGCTGTATAGTCAGTTTGGTAGttaattcaaatggtttattTTACCCGTCGTCGATACAAACTGGGATAGATGGCGTGCATAAAGCTACAAGATGTAagtaactatacctacttactaattaCCCACATTATTATTTCACTTTACCTACCTAGATCTTATCAGGCAACAATCATTCGCTTTTAGACATAGGCATTCCTCAAGGAGTACTAGTACCTGTTTGGGTTTTCTCATCTAACCATGTACTTACGCGAAGCGGTCTACGCTGCCGAACGTCATAAGACCAGTAGGCTGGACTGGATGGCACCCCACGGTGGTTTTAGTTGTCTCCcatcgagaactcgtctacacCAGTTATCGCTTCCGGTTGTATAGGGACTTTCATGCTATCACACTCTTACCATGctataatgtggcaagttacttggcgaccctccttgcggggtgaaagaagtggcgggggcgaggtagcacgacatgctacacacgtagaaaagtgtgcccggattaatctcgcgatagcttgtaactatttctgacgtaagtaaaattttattctatgagtgttcccgtaaatgtcatatttagcttaaaatttatagtttgacagcattaaaatttggatgtttatttgaatttatttatgtaaaagtgttttattttataaatcaatttccatctcactttcatgttcactctctgtttgaacttgtttatcgtcgtcgtcatcctcatcttcatcatcgtttttattaacttcaattataaatctaagacaaaaaccaaaaaaacattatacctactttgaagtataatgtactagagtacgccagtcatattagttcagtgtactGTACACCtatcatattttatgtttaatttacattaaattataaataaacaataacatacctgtccaatacatcgtcaaatactctatcagatttataatattcgtcttaattttttatgacatggtcgtcacaatttctccacttttcaggcgaataattagagaaaagcaactctaagtcttttatctctttatctaagttagagtcaatcgacgttcttgcgagctcgcctttcacgtaccgccacacaagttcaataggatttaattccgggtggtatgggggtaggcgaagcacgatatgaccattttctttcaaaatttcatcaattttgtaatttttctctgtgttttgctcattaattactttcattaaatcacataaattttggttgctttcctagttacaagaactgacaactgacgcactgtcatatggactcttcgtctttgttgtttactttttcgtatctgactgcgtaGTACCAACcattagccgcgtagcatgactgatccggtacgctgttctacaagaagcccctatattgagacattatacgattttttgtttaaaacgttattttgttgacgaattatagatacctaataataatattaaaaaggcctcaacactcatcctaagactaatggtctcaggatcaatgatctcatgtgggtcgcactcaaattatgacagactatttaagacatgtggccgcctcggctgcgcggccgagactgccgtaacaatgacatgcagtgcacgcgttgcccttcaccgctacccgctgtcgtcttgggtacctcgtcccctccgcgtctgtcaccccgcaaggagggtcgccaagcaacttgccaatctatagttTATACTACAAACGaccatagactagaatattgCAAACAACTCCTACCTTGTGCTCCTAcctgtttataaaataacatatcTATAACGGCCttaattttcatattcgtcCGGCATTTATGGGCCTGCGCGCACTGTGATCTTTTGTAGCGTGACTCTTTGCCACTCGTTTTTTAACGCGATTGGTTTGTCGCAATGCGCGCACTTTCATATCAACTCATATGTCGATTGTTGTCCATGtacttattacaatatttatgtgcAGGGAATATCCCGTGGCTCGGGCTCGGTGTGTACTGTAACGGGTGCCCGGCGCGGAGCTGCGAGGACGACGAGGCCATCATACACGGCTACTGCTGCGGATGCGCGCACCACGCTGGTAAGATGTGATGCTGTAGAGCAAATAGGTGATATGCGGCCCAAATGGGCCCAAAGcataatattctagtctatggcCCAAAGCCTAAATGTCTGCACGAAGCTGAGGCACGAAGTAACGTCGCGTCTCGTTGAAAATTGtaaatctattgctgtcaCTTCATGTATctatacttaggtagttagagtagtattttaaataagtaggtagtctAATATCTAGGTACTAGACTCTactagagtttttttttattattttaccacCAATACCTGATAATACAATGTCTAATTacctattaagtatttttcttgGTCTGGCCGCCCTACTCACGATTATGAAAAAGCTAGGGTAGGACACCTTAGGGCATAATAGTTGCGCCCCTTCAAATTCTTtaaatttctactctttcttCCCAGGCTGTAACTTTACCCTACCGTTAATAAACTCAGTAACCTCCATGTTTGCTATTCCAGACCGTCTACCAGTGACATGCCCGGAGTTCCTGCAGTGTCCGCTGAACACGCACGGGCTGTGTCACGACTATGAATACATGAtgcgctgctgctgctgacTGCACTC contains the following coding sequences:
- the LOC125490621 gene encoding uncharacterized protein LOC125490621 encodes the protein MNLSVYKMGLNRKLLFSCCIVSLVVNSNGLFYPSSIQTGIDGVHKATRWNIPWLGLGVYCNGCPARSCEDDEAIIHGYCCGCAHHADRLPVTCPEFLQCPLNTHGLCHDYEYMMRCCC
- the LOC105384288 gene encoding two pore potassium channel protein sup-9; this encodes MKMKKQNVRTVSLVVCTFTYLLIGAAVFDALESDTESKRWEILSDMRSGLIRKYNISAEDYHMIEIVIIENKPHKAGPQWKFAGAFYFATVVLAMIGYGHSTPVTVGGKAFCMAYAMVGIPLGLVMFQSIGERLNKFASVVIRRAKCYLRCNTTDATEMNLMFATGMLSSIIITTGAAVFSSYEGWSYFDSFYYCFVTLTTIGFGDYVALQNDQALTSKPGYVALSLVFILFGLAVVAASINLLVLRFMTMQAEEAREDDADSQRLLSLEPRPPPRDDQTSVSVCSCNCLGNKQCEGIGLLAPPAPRYVRRRASLTPSLIERASV